One Nicotiana sylvestris chromosome 12, ASM39365v2, whole genome shotgun sequence genomic window carries:
- the LOC104218338 gene encoding VQ motif-containing protein 25-like, protein MEAAGVMTQKQNYLSIKSPSSVLGMNKNSQTISKMKPKIRIIHIFAPEIIKTDVANFRELVQRLTGKPSEKKKNNICNIKKRLQITTKQFVPNKMELIKSGCNYPSELRERIKGEEDIWRNANSGAGFLGGFQDYEGCFMQDFNLLPLDASAQLDAYGPVA, encoded by the coding sequence ATGGAAGCTGCTGGGGTGATGACACAGAAACAAAACTATTTATCAATAAAAAGTCCATCATCAGTACTAGGGATGAACAAGAATTCACAAACAATATCCAAAATGAAGCCAAAAATTCGCATAATTCACATATTTGCACCTGAGATTATAAAGACAGACGTGGCGAATTTTCGGGAACTTGTCCAAAGACTCACTGGGAAGCCAtcagagaagaagaagaacaacatttGCAATATCAAGAAAAGACTACAAATTACTACCAAGCAATTTGTTCCCAACAAAATGGAGCTAATTAAGAGTGGATGTAATTATCCCtcagagttgagagaaagaattaaaggagaagAAGATATATGGAGAAATGCAAATTCTGGGGCAGGTTTTTTGGGTGGTTTTCAAGATTATGAAGGTTGTTTCATGCAAGATTTTAATTTGCTTCCTTTGGATGCTTCTGCTCAGTTGGATGCTTATGGACCAGTTGCTTGA